From Pseudomonas sp. LS1212, the proteins below share one genomic window:
- the paaD gene encoding 1,2-phenylacetyl-CoA epoxidase subunit PaaD: MQPGELIGSDRGARAAQPGDLRQAWAVLEQVMDPEVPVVSVVDLGIVRGVDWQAGHLHVVVTPTYSGCPATEVIEEDIRQALELAGFAAPQLERKLTPAWTTDWITDSGRERLHAYGIAPPPCGSEERSTSKRSLLGESPLVCCPQCGSAHTELLSQFGSTACKALYRCCDCREPFDYFKCI, translated from the coding sequence ATGCAACCTGGTGAGCTGATCGGCAGCGACCGCGGCGCGCGCGCGGCCCAGCCTGGCGACTTGCGCCAGGCCTGGGCGGTGCTCGAGCAGGTCATGGACCCGGAAGTGCCGGTGGTGAGCGTCGTCGATCTGGGTATCGTCCGCGGCGTCGACTGGCAAGCCGGCCACCTGCACGTGGTGGTGACCCCGACCTACTCCGGCTGCCCGGCTACCGAGGTGATCGAAGAGGACATCCGCCAGGCGCTGGAACTGGCCGGCTTCGCCGCGCCGCAGCTGGAACGCAAGCTGACCCCGGCCTGGACCACCGACTGGATCACCGACAGCGGTCGCGAACGCCTGCACGCGTATGGGATTGCGCCTCCCCCCTGCGGCTCTGAGGAGCGCAGCACCAGCAAGCGCAGCCTGCTCGGCGAAAGTCCGCTGGTGTGCTGCCCACAGTGCGGCAGCGCCCACACCGAGCTACTCAGCCAGTTCGGCTCCACGGCGTGCAAGGCGCTGTACCGCTGCTGCGACTGCCGGGAACCTTTCGACTATTTCAAGTGCATCTGA
- the pcaF gene encoding 3-oxoadipyl-CoA thiolase, which yields MKDALIIDAVRTPIGRYAGALSSVRADDLGAVPLRALMQRHPQVDWSTVDDVIYGCANQAGEDNRNVARMSALLAGLPVSVPGTTLNRLCGSGLDAIGSAARAIRCGEAGLMLVGGVESMSRAPLVMGKADQAFSRQAELFDTTIGWRFVNPLMQKQYGIDSMPETAENVAEQFNISRVDQDAFALRSQQRVATAMANGRLAKEIVPVEIAQRKGPAKVVAQDEHPRGDTTLEQLQKLGTPFRAGGSITAGNASGVNDGACALLLASAEQAQRFGLKARGRVVAMATAGVEPRIMGIGPVPATRKVLELAKLSLAEMDVIELNEAFAAQGLAVLRELGLADDDARVNPNGGAIALGHPLGMSGARLVTTALHELEERQGRYALCTMCIGVGQGIALIIERLPD from the coding sequence ATGAAAGACGCCCTGATCATCGATGCGGTACGCACGCCCATCGGTCGCTACGCCGGCGCGCTGAGCAGCGTGCGCGCCGACGACCTCGGTGCGGTGCCGCTGCGCGCCCTCATGCAACGCCATCCGCAGGTGGACTGGAGCACGGTTGACGATGTCATCTACGGCTGCGCCAACCAGGCCGGCGAAGACAACCGCAACGTCGCACGCATGTCGGCCCTGCTCGCCGGCCTGCCGGTGAGCGTGCCGGGCACCACCCTCAACCGCCTCTGCGGTTCGGGCCTGGACGCCATCGGCAGTGCCGCCCGCGCCATCCGCTGCGGCGAAGCCGGGCTGATGCTGGTCGGCGGGGTCGAATCCATGTCGCGCGCCCCCCTGGTGATGGGCAAGGCCGACCAGGCGTTCTCACGCCAGGCCGAACTGTTCGACACCACCATCGGCTGGCGCTTCGTCAACCCGCTGATGCAAAAGCAGTACGGCATCGACTCCATGCCCGAGACGGCCGAAAACGTCGCCGAGCAGTTCAATATTTCCCGTGTCGACCAGGACGCCTTCGCCCTGCGCAGCCAGCAGCGTGTTGCCACCGCCATGGCCAACGGCCGCCTGGCCAAAGAGATCGTCCCGGTCGAAATCGCCCAACGCAAGGGCCCGGCCAAAGTGGTTGCCCAGGATGAACACCCGCGCGGCGACACCACCCTGGAGCAACTACAGAAACTCGGCACACCGTTCCGCGCAGGCGGCAGCATTACCGCCGGCAACGCCTCGGGCGTCAACGACGGTGCCTGCGCCCTGCTCCTGGCCAGCGCCGAGCAGGCGCAACGTTTCGGCCTCAAGGCCCGTGGCCGGGTGGTAGCAATGGCCACGGCCGGGGTCGAGCCACGCATCATGGGCATCGGCCCGGTGCCGGCGACCCGCAAGGTGCTGGAGCTGGCCAAGCTGAGCCTGGCCGAGATGGACGTGATCGAACTCAACGAAGCCTTCGCCGCCCAGGGCCTGGCGGTATTGCGCGAGCTGGGCCTGGCCGATGACGACGCCCGGGTCAACCCCAACGGCGGCGCCATCGCCCTTGGCCACCCGCTGGGCATGAGCGGCGCGCGCCTGGTCACCACCGCGCTGCACGAACTGGAAGAGCGCCAGGGCCGCTACGCCCTTTGCACCATGTGCATCGGTGTCGGCCAGGGCATCGCCCTGATTATCGAACGGCTACCGGACTAA
- the paaK gene encoding phenylacetate--CoA ligase PaaK — protein MNMQIANAAVLDPMETASIDQLRQHQLERMRWSLNHAYQNVPLYRKRFDELGVHPDDLKSLEDLARFPFTTKSDLRDSYPYGMFAVPMHDVVRLHASSGTTGKPTVVGYTQNDIDTWANVVARSIRAAGGRKGDKVHISYGYGLFTGGLGAHYGAERLGCTVIPMSGGQTEKQVQLIRDFQPDIIMVTPSYMLNIADEIERQGIDPHKLALRLGIFGAEPWTGELRSAIEARMGITALDIYGLSEIMGPGVAMECAETKDGPTIWEDHFYPEIIDPVTGEVLPDGQLGELVFTSLSKEALPMIRYRTRDLTRLLPGTARPMRRMDKITGRSDDMLIIRGVNVFPTQIEEQVLKVKQLSESYEIHLYRNGNLDSIDVHVELKAEHQHLGEDQQKAVCADLSRHIKTYIGISSRIVLQPMFSIKRSEGKACHVIDNRK, from the coding sequence ATGAACATGCAAATTGCCAACGCCGCCGTGCTTGACCCGATGGAAACCGCCAGCATTGACCAGTTGCGCCAGCACCAGCTCGAGCGCATGCGCTGGAGCCTGAACCACGCCTATCAGAACGTGCCGCTGTACCGTAAGCGTTTCGACGAACTGGGCGTGCACCCGGATGACCTGAAATCGCTGGAAGACCTGGCCAGGTTCCCCTTCACCACCAAGTCCGACCTGCGCGACAGCTACCCCTACGGCATGTTCGCCGTGCCCATGCATGACGTGGTACGCCTGCACGCCTCCAGCGGCACCACCGGCAAGCCGACGGTGGTCGGTTACACCCAGAACGACATCGACACCTGGGCCAACGTGGTCGCCCGTTCGATCCGTGCTGCCGGCGGTCGCAAGGGCGACAAGGTGCACATCTCCTACGGCTACGGCCTGTTCACTGGCGGCCTGGGCGCCCACTACGGTGCCGAGCGCCTGGGCTGCACAGTGATTCCGATGTCCGGTGGCCAGACCGAAAAACAAGTCCAGCTGATTCGCGACTTCCAGCCCGACATCATCATGGTCACCCCCTCGTACATGCTCAACATCGCCGACGAGATCGAGCGCCAGGGCATCGACCCGCACAAGCTGGCCCTGCGCCTGGGCATCTTCGGCGCCGAGCCCTGGACCGGCGAGCTGCGCAGCGCCATCGAGGCGCGCATGGGTATCACCGCCCTGGACATCTACGGCCTGTCGGAAATCATGGGGCCCGGGGTCGCCATGGAATGCGCCGAGACCAAGGACGGCCCGACCATCTGGGAAGACCACTTCTACCCGGAAATCATCGACCCGGTCACCGGAGAAGTGCTGCCTGACGGCCAGCTGGGTGAACTGGTGTTCACCTCGCTGAGCAAGGAAGCGCTGCCGATGATCCGCTATCGCACCCGCGACCTGACCCGCCTGCTGCCCGGCACCGCCCGCCCGATGCGGCGCATGGACAAGATCACCGGGCGCAGCGACGACATGCTGATCATTCGCGGGGTCAATGTGTTCCCGACACAGATCGAAGAGCAGGTACTGAAAGTCAAACAGCTTTCCGAGTCTTACGAGATTCATCTGTATCGCAATGGCAACCTGGACAGCATCGACGTGCACGTGGAGCTCAAGGCTGAACACCAGCACCTGGGTGAAGATCAGCAGAAGGCGGTCTGTGCCGATCTGAGCCGGCATATCAAGACGTACATCGGCATCAGCTCGCGTATCGTTTTGCAGCCGATGTTCTCGATCAAGCGGTCCGAGGGCAAAGCCTGCCATGTAATAGACAACCGCAAATAA
- the paaA gene encoding 1,2-phenylacetyl-CoA epoxidase subunit PaaA yields MYAQLVETGVKRVKTLDEMSGQERAFQEKIDAEIKIEAKNWMPDAYRQTLIRQISQHAHSEIVGMLPEGNWVTRAPTLKRKLQLMAKIQDEAGHGLYLYSAMETLGADRDEEIAKLHNGRAKYSSIFNYPTLSWADMGAVGWLVDGAAIVNQVVLQRTSYGPYARAMVRICKEESFHQRQGYEILLTMMRHGTQAQKDMVQDAINRLWWPSLMMFGPSDEHSPNSAQSMAWKIKRQGNDELRQRFIDQTIPQLELLGCTVPDPNLAWNAERGHYDFGQIQWDEFYEVLKGNGPCNQERVATRRKAIEDGAWARAAAVAHAHKKHNKHAA; encoded by the coding sequence ATGTACGCACAACTGGTTGAGACCGGCGTGAAACGCGTCAAGACCCTGGACGAGATGTCCGGGCAGGAGCGCGCCTTCCAGGAAAAGATCGATGCGGAAATCAAGATCGAAGCTAAGAACTGGATGCCCGATGCCTACCGCCAGACCTTGATCCGGCAGATCTCCCAGCACGCGCATTCGGAAATCGTCGGCATGCTGCCCGAGGGCAACTGGGTGACTCGCGCCCCTACCCTCAAGCGCAAGCTGCAGCTGATGGCCAAGATCCAGGACGAAGCCGGCCACGGCCTGTACCTGTACAGCGCCATGGAAACCCTGGGCGCCGACCGTGACGAAGAGATCGCCAAGCTGCACAACGGCCGCGCCAAGTATTCGAGCATCTTCAACTACCCGACCCTGAGCTGGGCCGACATGGGCGCAGTGGGCTGGCTGGTCGACGGCGCCGCGATCGTCAACCAGGTGGTGCTGCAGCGCACCTCCTACGGCCCGTACGCGCGGGCCATGGTGCGCATCTGCAAGGAAGAGAGCTTCCACCAGCGCCAGGGCTACGAAATCCTCCTGACCATGATGCGACACGGCACCCAGGCGCAGAAGGACATGGTCCAGGACGCGATCAACCGCCTGTGGTGGCCCTCGCTGATGATGTTCGGCCCAAGCGACGAACACTCTCCCAACAGTGCCCAGTCCATGGCCTGGAAGATCAAGCGCCAGGGCAACGATGAACTGCGCCAGCGCTTCATCGACCAGACCATTCCACAGCTTGAACTTTTGGGCTGCACCGTCCCGGACCCTAACCTTGCGTGGAACGCCGAGCGCGGCCACTACGACTTCGGCCAGATCCAGTGGGACGAGTTCTACGAAGTGCTCAAGGGCAACGGCCCGTGCAACCAGGAGCGCGTCGCCACCCGCCGCAAGGCCATTGAAGACGGCGCCTGGGCGCGTGCCGCCGCTGTCGCCCACGCCCACAAAAAACACAACAAGCACGCCGCCTGA
- the paaC gene encoding 1,2-phenylacetyl-CoA epoxidase subunit PaaC: protein MNNDLIQYLLRLGDSALIQGQRLCQWCGHAPALEEELALMNVGLDLVGQARNWLEYAAELLGDGRDADHLAFRRDERSYRNLLLVEQPNGDFAVTMAKQFFYDAWHFQVLHGLSQSTDERIAGIAAKSLKEVTYHLRRSSEWIERLGDGTEESHQRMLAAIAQVWRFTVELVNSDEVEQRLYQAGIIGNPQDVAAAWQSKVADIFASATLPVPAPASHFYLSGRQGLHSEHLGLLLAEMQYLPRAYPDATW, encoded by the coding sequence ATGAATAACGATCTGATCCAATACCTGCTGCGCCTGGGCGACAGCGCCCTGATCCAGGGCCAGCGCCTGTGCCAATGGTGCGGCCACGCCCCGGCCCTGGAAGAAGAGCTGGCGCTGATGAACGTCGGCCTCGACCTGGTCGGCCAGGCGCGCAACTGGCTGGAATATGCCGCCGAGCTGCTGGGCGACGGCCGCGACGCCGACCACCTGGCTTTTCGCCGTGACGAGCGTTCGTACCGCAACCTGCTGCTGGTCGAGCAACCCAACGGCGACTTCGCCGTGACCATGGCCAAGCAGTTTTTCTATGACGCATGGCACTTTCAGGTACTGCACGGCCTGAGCCAGTCCACGGACGAGCGCATTGCCGGCATCGCTGCCAAGAGCCTGAAGGAAGTTACCTACCACCTGCGCCGTTCCAGCGAATGGATCGAGCGCCTGGGCGACGGTACCGAAGAAAGCCACCAGCGCATGCTCGCGGCCATTGCTCAGGTGTGGCGCTTTACCGTTGAACTGGTCAACAGCGACGAGGTCGAGCAGCGTCTGTACCAGGCCGGCATCATCGGCAACCCGCAAGACGTTGCTGCTGCCTGGCAGAGCAAGGTCGCCGACATTTTCGCCAGCGCCACCCTGCCCGTCCCGGCACCGGCCAGCCATTTCTACCTGAGTGGCCGCCAAGGCCTGCACAGCGAACACCTGGGCCTGCTGCTGGCCGAAATGCAATACCTGCCACGAGCCTACCCCGATGCAACCTGGTGA
- the paaE gene encoding 1,2-phenylacetyl-CoA epoxidase subunit PaaE yields the protein MSKFHSLTIKQVRPETRDAVSIVFDIPADLQESFHFTQGQHLVMRTELDGEEVRRSYSICTGVNDGELRVAVKRVAGGRFSAYANEELKAGHVLEVMPPSGHFSIPLDPARHGNYLAVAAGSGITPILSIVKTTLETERGSRVTLLYGNRSSSGALFREQLEDLKNRYLQRLNLIFVFSREQQDVDLYNGRIDAGKCEQLFSRWLNVKTLDAAFICGPQEMTETVRDSLKAKGMPTERIHFELFAAAGSEHKRQAREAARQVDSAVSQITVISDGRALAFDLPRNTVSVLDAGNAIGAELPYSCKAGVCSTCKCKVIEGEVEMDSNHALEDYEVAAGYVLSCQTFPISQKVVLDFDQI from the coding sequence ATGAGCAAATTCCACAGCCTGACCATCAAGCAAGTACGGCCGGAAACCCGTGACGCGGTATCCATTGTTTTCGACATCCCGGCCGACCTGCAGGAAAGCTTTCATTTCACCCAGGGCCAGCACCTAGTCATGCGCACCGAGCTCGATGGCGAAGAAGTGCGCCGCTCCTATTCGATTTGCACCGGCGTCAATGACGGCGAGCTGCGCGTGGCGGTCAAGCGCGTTGCCGGCGGGCGCTTCTCGGCCTATGCCAACGAAGAGCTCAAGGCCGGTCACGTACTCGAAGTGATGCCGCCATCAGGACACTTCTCCATCCCCCTGGACCCGGCCCGTCACGGCAACTACCTCGCCGTCGCCGCCGGCAGCGGCATCACGCCGATCCTGTCGATCGTCAAGACCACGCTCGAGACCGAGCGGGGCAGCCGCGTCACCCTGCTCTACGGCAACCGCTCCAGCTCCGGGGCGCTGTTTCGCGAGCAGCTCGAGGACCTGAAGAACCGTTACCTGCAACGCCTGAACCTGATCTTCGTGTTCAGCCGCGAGCAACAGGACGTGGACCTCTACAACGGCCGTATCGATGCCGGCAAATGCGAGCAGCTGTTCAGTCGCTGGCTGAATGTAAAAACCCTGGACGCCGCCTTTATCTGCGGCCCGCAGGAAATGACCGAAACCGTGCGCGACAGCCTCAAGGCCAAGGGCATGCCAACCGAGCGCATCCACTTCGAACTGTTCGCCGCCGCCGGCAGCGAGCACAAACGCCAGGCCCGCGAGGCCGCACGCCAGGTCGATTCGGCGGTGAGCCAGATCACCGTCATCAGCGACGGCCGCGCCCTGGCCTTCGACCTGCCGCGCAATACCGTCAGCGTGCTCGACGCCGGCAACGCCATCGGTGCCGAGCTGCCCTATTCATGCAAGGCCGGCGTCTGCTCGACCTGCAAGTGCAAGGTCATCGAAGGCGAGGTGGAAATGGACAGCAACCACGCACTGGAAGACTACGAAGTGGCGGCCGGTTATGTCCTGTCCTGCCAGACCTTCCCGATCAGCCAGAAGGTGGTGCTCGACTTCGATCAGATCTAA
- the paaB gene encoding 1,2-phenylacetyl-CoA epoxidase subunit PaaB, giving the protein MSEWTLFEVFVRSKHGLNHKHVGSVHAADATMAIENARELYTRRNEGVSLWVVPSALITASSPDEKDPLFDPSDDKVYRHASFYELPAEVGHM; this is encoded by the coding sequence ATGTCCGAGTGGACTCTTTTCGAAGTATTCGTGCGCAGCAAGCACGGCCTGAATCACAAGCATGTCGGCAGCGTGCATGCCGCCGACGCCACCATGGCCATCGAGAACGCCCGCGAGCTGTATACCCGCCGCAATGAAGGCGTGAGCCTGTGGGTGGTGCCATCGGCGCTGATCACCGCCTCCTCCCCGGACGAGAAAGACCCGCTGTTCGACCCGTCCGACGACAAGGTCTACCGCCATGCGAGCTTTTACGAGCTGCCCGCCGAAGTCGGACACATGTGA
- a CDS encoding DUF485 domain-containing protein: MTQDDIDIISRHPDFQQLIRRKQRLNWTLTLTMLVIYYGFVLLVAFSPSTLGQSLNGGVTSVGMLVGVVMVLLSFALTGIYVYRANNVLDPLNDKVKQECAK; this comes from the coding sequence ATGACCCAAGACGATATCGACATCATCAGCCGGCATCCGGACTTCCAGCAATTGATCCGCCGCAAGCAGCGGCTCAACTGGACCCTGACCCTGACCATGCTGGTCATCTACTACGGCTTCGTCCTGCTGGTGGCGTTCTCGCCCAGCACGCTGGGGCAATCGCTGAACGGCGGCGTCACCAGTGTCGGCATGCTGGTGGGCGTGGTCATGGTGCTGCTGTCTTTCGCCCTGACCGGCATCTACGTCTACCGCGCCAACAACGTGCTCGACCCACTGAACGACAAGGTCAAACAGGAGTGTGCAAAATGA